In one Butyrivibrio proteoclasticus B316 genomic region, the following are encoded:
- a CDS encoding AAA family ATPase: protein MLFYDCTFTHNGELKLTIESTYSRFGRGDDIVSTLFTINDKFSMRNTYENTFCISYYYDEEIIKLAVGVWQGSHDLEEVCHRYAGVAQDITENFEIKLKSYKEITFKEASELLEIALEKDYSKGSIRDTYKMDVYDSRRYVLTEECLEKESYSYPKICEMSDEIMGSDSLREELDRIYAEGNMKKFYGCPVHYRIQTKNLENAKMLIRVLVKALYSNNRLLSSRICMLDFEEGNENYYGENLCKELDNLGYHSEGGCVVISSLETNESGQYATENETIAIMLRKFLRKYANTVQIFVIEDETNPGFSKILYKELAGKVDFVKISEGVGDITQAQKYMDNLANASKYQSLFDKNAYKYLPDRKYFSASMVAKAFLNWSEDVLKKSVYPSYSKVCIHKAIKRTKSKNNAYEELMNMVGLNEIKQVTQQIISTYKLSKYKNSYGINSSECCRHMVFMGNPGCAKTTVARLLCDILRKEEVLKTGKFVECGRADLVGRYVGWTAKEVKAKFRAAKGGILFIDEAYSLVDSTNSYGTEAINTIVQEMENSRDDVIVIFAGYPEPMEKFIAQNEGMKSRIAFTLNFPDYTPEELMKIMDLMLTKKGLEVDLPARSECQKIFQQAVLAENYGNGRFVRNLLEQATLKQASRLLPPGSKNKPTKSEVKLLKKEDFSVNLSQMLKDEPKREIGFASNF from the coding sequence ATGCTTTTTTATGATTGTACTTTTACACATAATGGTGAACTGAAACTAACGATAGAATCTACTTATTCCCGCTTTGGGAGGGGAGATGATATTGTAAGTACTCTTTTTACGATTAACGATAAGTTCTCTATGAGAAATACATATGAGAATACTTTCTGTATTAGTTATTACTATGATGAAGAAATAATTAAGCTTGCTGTTGGGGTATGGCAGGGAAGTCATGACCTTGAAGAAGTTTGCCACAGGTATGCCGGTGTGGCCCAGGATATAACGGAAAACTTTGAAATAAAGCTTAAATCTTATAAAGAGATTACATTTAAAGAAGCAAGTGAGCTTTTGGAAATAGCACTGGAGAAAGACTATTCCAAGGGTTCAATAAGAGATACTTATAAAATGGATGTTTATGACTCTCGCAGATATGTCCTGACAGAAGAATGTTTGGAAAAAGAGTCATATTCTTATCCAAAGATATGTGAGATGTCTGATGAAATAATGGGAAGCGATTCCCTTAGGGAAGAACTGGATAGAATATACGCTGAGGGGAATATGAAGAAGTTTTATGGATGTCCTGTACATTACCGTATTCAGACCAAAAACTTGGAAAATGCCAAAATGCTGATAAGGGTACTGGTTAAAGCGCTTTATTCTAACAACAGGCTTTTAAGTTCAAGAATATGTATGTTGGATTTTGAAGAAGGCAATGAGAACTATTATGGCGAGAATTTGTGCAAGGAGCTGGATAATCTTGGATATCACTCTGAAGGCGGATGTGTGGTAATTAGTTCGTTAGAAACAAATGAATCCGGTCAGTATGCTACAGAAAATGAGACAATCGCTATTATGCTAAGGAAATTCTTACGCAAATATGCAAATACTGTCCAGATTTTTGTGATAGAAGATGAAACTAATCCGGGATTTTCGAAAATATTATATAAAGAGCTGGCTGGAAAAGTGGATTTTGTCAAAATCTCCGAAGGGGTAGGGGATATAACTCAGGCCCAAAAATATATGGATAATCTTGCAAATGCTTCCAAGTATCAGTCTCTTTTTGATAAAAATGCATATAAGTACCTTCCTGACAGAAAGTATTTTTCTGCTAGCATGGTCGCTAAAGCTTTTTTGAATTGGTCTGAGGATGTTCTAAAAAAGAGTGTTTACCCATCCTATAGCAAAGTATGTATACATAAGGCCATTAAAAGAACTAAGAGTAAAAACAATGCATATGAAGAACTGATGAATATGGTGGGGCTTAATGAAATCAAGCAGGTTACACAGCAGATAATATCAACCTATAAACTGTCAAAGTATAAGAATTCCTATGGTATTAATTCGTCTGAATGCTGCAGACACATGGTGTTTATGGGAAATCCCGGATGCGCCAAGACTACTGTTGCAAGGCTTCTTTGTGACATTCTAAGAAAAGAAGAAGTGTTAAAAACCGGGAAATTCGTTGAATGTGGCAGAGCTGATCTTGTAGGAAGGTATGTGGGATGGACCGCCAAGGAAGTAAAGGCAAAGTTTAGGGCGGCAAAAGGTGGCATTTTATTCATAGATGAAGCCTATTCACTTGTGGATAGCACAAATTCTTATGGAACTGAAGCTATAAATACAATTGTTCAGGAAATGGAGAATTCCAGAGATGACGTGATAGTTATATTTGCAGGATACCCTGAACCTATGGAGAAATTCATAGCGCAGAACGAAGGAATGAAGAGCAGAATAGCTTTTACGCTTAATTTTCCGGATTATACCCCTGAGGAACTTATGAAGATCATGGATTTAATGCTGACGAAGAAAGGCTTGGAAGTGGACCTTCCAGCCAGAAGTGAGTGCCAAAAGATATTCCAGCAGGCGGTATTGGCTGAAAACTATGGAAACGGAAGGTTTGTTCGTAATCTCCTTGAACAGGCAACTTTGAAGCAAGCCTCAAGACTCCTTCCTCCTGGAAGCAAGAATAAACCTACAAAAAGCGAGGTTAAGCTTCTGAAAAAAGAGGACTTTTCGGTCAATTTAAGTCAGATGCTAAAAGATGAGCCAAAACGTGAAATAGGATTTGCCAGTAATTTCTGA
- the htpG gene encoding molecular chaperone HtpG, with product MASKKGNLSINSENMFPIIKKWLYSDHDIFYREVISNACDAITKIRKMDMMGEYTLPDGFKPRVDVVLNDKDKTIKITDNGIGMTAEEVEEYINQVAFSGATDFLNKYKDKANADQIIGHFGLGFYSTFMVSDYVDIDTLSYKSDAASVHWTCDGGSDFEMEDGDKKEVGTTITLHLSEDCLEFCNEYKAREVIEKYCSFMPYEIYLSKENEEGTETIAESEKRDDDVVIEVIEPEKKEAKEGEEAKEEEKKLKIKRRPQLLNDTHPLWAKTPKDCTDEEYKEFYRKVFRDYKEPLFWIHLNMDYPFNLKGILYFPKINMEFESIEGTIKLYNSQVFIADNIKEVIPEYLMLLKGVIDCPDLPLNVSRSALQNDGFVKKISEYISKKVAEKLAGLCKTDKENYDKYWDDISPFIKYGCLRDDKFCEKMTDYILFKNLDGKYLTTPEALQINKEAEEEAAKEEAVGENGEKVEAEVLDADGNPVKAENGADEKAADTASDKKDEDKEPRTIYYVTDEQQQSQYIKMFKAQKMEAFIMNHNIDVPFMQQLESKNEGIRFARIDADLTDTFKSKTSKKAQAELEEKEKELSEKIKKALKNDKLTVKLEKLKDKKMSSMLTVSEESRRMAEMMKMYAMNGMSMGDFGNEGQTLILNANHPLVQYVMDHEDSDNTKMICEQLYDLARIQNAPLEGEAMSKFVARSNEIMMVLAK from the coding sequence ATGGCTTCAAAAAAAGGTAATCTTTCAATTAACAGCGAGAACATGTTCCCTATCATCAAGAAATGGTTGTATTCGGATCATGATATTTTTTACAGAGAAGTTATTTCAAATGCTTGCGATGCTATCACAAAGATCCGCAAGATGGATATGATGGGTGAGTACACACTTCCGGATGGCTTCAAGCCTCGTGTAGACGTTGTGCTCAACGATAAAGATAAGACGATCAAGATTACAGATAACGGTATCGGTATGACAGCCGAAGAGGTTGAGGAATACATCAACCAGGTGGCTTTCTCAGGTGCTACTGATTTCCTCAACAAGTATAAAGATAAGGCCAATGCTGATCAGATCATTGGACATTTCGGACTTGGTTTCTATTCAACATTCATGGTATCTGATTATGTAGATATCGATACACTTTCATACAAATCAGATGCAGCTTCTGTTCACTGGACATGCGATGGCGGATCAGACTTCGAAATGGAAGACGGTGACAAGAAGGAAGTTGGTACAACAATCACACTTCACCTCTCAGAGGACTGCCTTGAGTTCTGCAATGAGTATAAGGCTAGAGAAGTAATTGAGAAGTACTGCTCATTCATGCCTTATGAAATCTATTTATCCAAAGAGAACGAAGAAGGCACAGAGACAATAGCGGAATCAGAAAAACGTGATGACGACGTTGTTATCGAGGTTATAGAGCCTGAAAAGAAGGAAGCCAAAGAGGGAGAAGAGGCCAAGGAAGAAGAGAAAAAACTCAAGATCAAGAGACGCCCTCAGCTTCTCAATGATACACATCCTCTTTGGGCTAAGACACCTAAGGATTGTACTGACGAAGAATACAAGGAATTCTACAGAAAGGTATTCCGCGATTATAAGGAGCCTCTTTTCTGGATCCACCTTAACATGGACTATCCTTTCAACTTAAAGGGTATTCTCTACTTCCCTAAGATCAACATGGAGTTTGAGTCAATCGAGGGAACTATCAAACTGTACAATAGCCAGGTATTTATCGCTGATAACATCAAGGAAGTAATTCCTGAGTATCTGATGCTCTTAAAGGGTGTTATTGACTGTCCTGATCTTCCTCTTAATGTATCAAGATCAGCACTTCAGAATGACGGCTTTGTCAAGAAGATTTCTGAATACATCAGCAAGAAGGTAGCAGAGAAGCTTGCCGGCCTTTGCAAGACTGATAAAGAAAACTATGACAAATACTGGGATGACATTAGTCCATTCATCAAATATGGTTGCCTTCGTGACGACAAGTTCTGCGAGAAGATGACAGATTATATCCTCTTCAAGAATCTTGATGGCAAGTATCTTACAACACCTGAGGCTCTCCAAATCAACAAGGAGGCTGAGGAAGAGGCTGCCAAGGAAGAGGCTGTCGGCGAGAACGGCGAGAAGGTAGAGGCAGAAGTTTTAGATGCTGATGGAAATCCTGTTAAGGCAGAAAATGGTGCAGATGAGAAAGCTGCTGACACAGCTTCTGACAAGAAGGATGAGGACAAAGAGCCTCGCACAATCTACTATGTAACAGACGAACAGCAGCAGAGCCAGTACATCAAGATGTTCAAGGCTCAGAAGATGGAAGCTTTCATCATGAACCACAACATCGATGTTCCTTTCATGCAGCAGCTTGAGAGCAAGAATGAAGGTATCCGCTTTGCAAGAATTGATGCAGACCTTACAGATACATTTAAGTCCAAGACTTCCAAGAAGGCTCAGGCTGAACTTGAAGAGAAGGAAAAAGAGTTATCTGAGAAGATCAAGAAGGCTCTTAAGAATGACAAGCTCACTGTTAAGCTTGAGAAACTTAAGGATAAGAAGATGTCTTCAATGCTGACAGTATCCGAAGAGTCAAGACGTATGGCTGAGATGATGAAGATGTATGCTATGAACGGCATGAGCATGGGCGATTTTGGAAACGAAGGACAGACTCTTATTCTCAATGCTAACCATCCTCTTGTTCAGTACGTTATGGATCATGAAGACAGTGATAACACCAAGATGATCTGCGAGCAGCTCTATGACCTTGCACGTATCCAGAACGCTCCTCTTGAAGGCGAGGCTATGAGCAAATTCGTAGCACGTAGCAATGAGATCATGATGGTACTTGCTAAATAA
- a CDS encoding GGDEF domain-containing protein: MINGKKIVALCTYRIYGAPEFAFLSELGRLLSEEDYFLFIYAMNSEIGIVEDSSPEVEVFNLIPYDKVDVVVIMNEKIKNRSVIQNIIDKSSANDVPVLVVDGEFDHVATVRFDYAGGFEKVVRHMIEDHKVQKPHFMAGHRNNVFSNERIEVFKKVLAENNMPFDESMISYGDFWAFPCRAATAELLKRKELPDSIICANDIMAINVCDVLKEAGIKVPDDILVSGFDGLDEAFISSPGITTAICDNGELAHTVIEALSNIFSGDRYTSKWIQPVFIPNESCGCLRKDLHVTAAVGELNNLFYHHEDEIHAMQAIISKMLMSKDVKKSIRHLKENHAKHAQVVVEKSCFDFENNYFYDDVEKGDKIVVFDSYSDSEDSYAYDPKSIVPHLEEIMEAGYPLIFNSLVYMDKCPGFVCYSYPRRMLIDYNQTPNLTNCFEMSIGGYVVNMYQKYLRDKLQRMYQNDALTGLYNRLAFRSITSEIFSHESNIGQKITVIMLDLNGLKQINDNLGHMAGDKAITAVATALKDSCPEKAICVRTGGDELLSLIVGDCNVDSIQKDIKEKMAEYSKTYGFDVSASVGVYSTIYENGMDINKVINIADERMYEMKRRIKSKKSGSL, translated from the coding sequence ATGATCAATGGTAAAAAAATAGTAGCTCTTTGTACTTACAGAATATACGGAGCTCCTGAATTTGCTTTTCTTTCCGAGCTTGGAAGGCTCTTATCTGAAGAAGACTATTTTCTATTCATATATGCCATGAATTCCGAAATAGGAATCGTGGAAGACTCTTCTCCTGAAGTAGAAGTCTTTAATCTGATCCCGTACGATAAAGTTGACGTTGTAGTGATCATGAACGAGAAGATCAAAAACCGCAGCGTCATACAGAATATCATAGATAAATCAAGTGCTAACGATGTACCTGTTCTCGTTGTTGATGGTGAATTCGATCATGTAGCAACTGTCCGTTTCGACTACGCAGGAGGCTTTGAAAAAGTAGTAAGACACATGATCGAAGATCACAAGGTGCAAAAGCCTCATTTCATGGCAGGGCACAGAAACAATGTCTTTTCCAATGAAAGAATTGAAGTATTCAAAAAGGTCCTTGCAGAAAACAACATGCCCTTTGATGAGAGCATGATAAGCTACGGCGATTTCTGGGCTTTTCCCTGTCGGGCAGCAACAGCAGAACTGCTTAAGCGAAAAGAGCTTCCGGATTCGATCATCTGTGCCAATGATATCATGGCCATAAATGTATGTGATGTCCTTAAAGAGGCTGGCATAAAAGTTCCCGATGATATCCTTGTTTCCGGATTTGATGGGCTTGATGAAGCTTTTATCTCATCTCCCGGCATAACCACTGCAATCTGTGACAATGGCGAATTGGCACACACAGTGATCGAAGCTCTTTCAAACATTTTTTCCGGTGACCGCTATACATCCAAGTGGATACAACCTGTTTTTATCCCTAACGAATCCTGTGGATGTCTGCGAAAAGACCTTCATGTTACAGCGGCAGTCGGTGAACTTAATAATCTCTTTTACCATCACGAAGATGAAATACATGCAATGCAGGCTATTATTTCCAAGATGCTTATGAGCAAAGATGTCAAAAAAAGTATTCGCCATCTGAAAGAAAACCACGCCAAGCATGCTCAGGTTGTCGTTGAAAAATCATGCTTTGATTTTGAGAACAACTATTTTTATGATGATGTTGAAAAGGGCGATAAAATTGTAGTTTTTGATTCTTACAGTGATTCAGAGGATTCTTATGCCTACGATCCCAAGTCAATTGTTCCTCACTTAGAAGAAATAATGGAAGCAGGTTATCCTCTTATATTTAACAGTCTTGTTTACATGGATAAGTGTCCGGGGTTTGTGTGCTATTCATATCCCAGACGCATGCTTATAGATTATAACCAGACGCCTAATCTTACCAATTGCTTTGAGATGAGTATCGGTGGATATGTTGTGAATATGTACCAGAAATATCTGCGGGACAAGCTTCAAAGAATGTATCAGAACGATGCTCTTACAGGACTATACAACAGGCTCGCCTTCAGATCTATTACAAGTGAGATTTTCTCCCATGAGTCCAACATTGGTCAGAAAATCACGGTCATTATGCTCGATCTCAACGGTCTCAAGCAGATCAACGACAATCTAGGTCACATGGCCGGAGACAAGGCTATAACGGCAGTTGCAACAGCTCTAAAAGATTCCTGTCCTGAAAAAGCAATATGCGTAAGAACCGGCGGAGATGAGCTTCTTAGCCTTATAGTTGGTGATTGCAACGTTGACAGCATTCAAAAAGACATCAAAGAAAAAATGGCAGAATACAGTAAAACTTACGGTTTTGATGTGTCCGCAAGCGTTGGTGTCTATTCAACTATTTACGAAAACGGCATGGACATCAATAAAGTTATAAACATTGCCGATGAACGCATGTATGAAATGAAACGCAGAATTAAATCTAAAAAAAGCGGTAGTCTATGA
- a CDS encoding peptidylprolyl isomerase yields the protein MDRIATIHIKRISMILIGMILVVSLTACGSLDGTRKVVFTTGFSDDEIFRIEDSVCSIQEIMAYLINTQNGYEGTFGREIWETQTDDGTVAQQLKESILAKVAQIKAMNLLAGEMGIVLDDNELSMAREAAATYYESLTPEEIEAMKGITQEDVFRIYSEYALADKLYDYIIRDINPEISDDEARTITVEQIFLKTYDLNASGEKVPFNDTAKNTVYLKAKSIRNQFLDGASFEELMSEYNEAEESTISFGKGEMEEAYETVAFNLGTDEVSDVVEVNDGYVIIKCVTTFNREETEYNKVRIVAERKREVFGEQYDAYVDTLTKELNEELWDSITVTGDDNVNTSSLWNVYTEYFG from the coding sequence ATGGACAGGATTGCAACTATACATATAAAAAGAATATCGATGATCCTTATTGGAATGATTCTGGTAGTATCTTTGACGGCCTGCGGAAGCCTTGATGGAACCAGAAAAGTTGTGTTTACTACAGGCTTTTCGGATGATGAGATCTTCAGAATAGAAGATTCTGTATGTAGTATACAGGAAATCATGGCATATCTGATCAATACTCAGAATGGCTATGAGGGCACTTTTGGCAGAGAAATCTGGGAGACACAGACGGATGACGGAACTGTTGCACAGCAGCTCAAGGAGTCTATCCTTGCCAAGGTTGCACAGATCAAGGCAATGAATCTTTTAGCGGGTGAAATGGGAATTGTACTTGATGATAATGAGTTGTCGATGGCACGAGAGGCGGCAGCTACTTACTATGAGTCCCTTACACCTGAAGAAATCGAAGCTATGAAGGGAATAACTCAGGAGGATGTTTTCAGGATATATTCTGAATATGCCCTTGCTGATAAGCTCTACGACTACATTATCAGAGATATCAATCCTGAGATAAGTGATGATGAGGCCAGAACTATCACTGTTGAACAGATTTTTTTGAAAACCTATGATCTTAATGCGTCAGGCGAAAAAGTTCCTTTTAATGACACAGCCAAGAACACTGTTTACCTTAAAGCTAAGAGCATCAGAAACCAGTTTCTTGACGGAGCAAGCTTTGAAGAGCTCATGTCGGAATACAATGAGGCGGAGGAATCCACAATCTCTTTTGGAAAGGGAGAAATGGAGGAAGCCTATGAGACAGTAGCCTTTAACCTTGGCACCGACGAGGTGAGCGATGTGGTTGAAGTTAATGACGGATACGTTATAATCAAGTGCGTCACCACCTTCAATAGAGAAGAGACTGAATATAACAAGGTCAGGATCGTAGCCGAGAGGAAAAGAGAAGTCTTTGGAGAACAGTACGATGCCTATGTCGACACACTGACCAAGGAACTCAACGAGGAACTGTGGGATTCAATTACTGTCACAGGTGATGACAATGTAAATACCAGTTCACTATGGAATGTATATACTGAATATTTTGGATAA
- a CDS encoding NAD(P)/FAD-dependent oxidoreductase, translating into MIRLCYNVYPYGAKIKRLCEEIYMSKNVDVIIIGAGPGGIFCAYELMEKRPDLKVLMIEKGRSIEKRNCPKRVTKTCAGCKPCSITTGFAGAGAFSDGKLSLSPDVGGTLPDILGYDAATELIHESDEIYLKFGADKNVYGVDKENEIREIRRKAINANLKLVECPIRHLGTEEGYKIYSKLQQHILDQGVEIQFNTMVTDILVEDGVCKGVRTDKGEEFFAREIVSAVGREGADWFKDKCEEIGIETKPGTVDVGVRVEVRDEVMQFLNENLYEAKLIYHTPTFDDKVRTFCTNPSGEVATEYYENGLAVVNGHAYKGKEFKTNNTNFALLVSKNFTKPFKTPIEYGKKIAELSNMLCGGKILVQTYGDFRRGRRTTEERLCRNNLIPTLKDAVPGDLSLVFPHRIMVDLDEMIQALDKVTPGIASDETLLYGVEVKFYSNKVIVNKDFETSIKGLRAIGDGAGVTRGLQQASANGLCVARSIINSLG; encoded by the coding sequence ATGATTAGATTGTGTTATAATGTATACCCCTACGGAGCAAAAATAAAACGATTATGCGAGGAAATATATATGAGTAAAAATGTAGACGTAATTATTATCGGAGCAGGCCCGGGTGGCATTTTCTGTGCCTATGAGCTTATGGAAAAGAGACCTGATCTTAAGGTTCTCATGATAGAAAAGGGCCGCTCTATCGAAAAGAGAAATTGTCCTAAGCGTGTGACTAAGACCTGTGCCGGCTGCAAACCATGTTCTATTACAACCGGATTCGCAGGTGCGGGAGCTTTTTCAGACGGTAAGCTTTCTCTTTCACCTGATGTCGGCGGAACACTTCCTGATATACTTGGATATGATGCAGCTACTGAGCTTATCCACGAGTCAGATGAGATTTATCTTAAATTTGGCGCTGACAAGAACGTATATGGCGTTGATAAAGAAAACGAGATCCGCGAGATCCGCAGAAAAGCAATAAATGCCAACCTCAAGCTTGTAGAGTGTCCTATCAGACATCTTGGAACTGAGGAAGGTTACAAGATTTACAGTAAACTTCAGCAGCATATTCTTGATCAGGGCGTAGAGATTCAGTTCAACACTATGGTTACAGACATACTCGTAGAAGACGGCGTTTGTAAGGGGGTTAGAACTGACAAGGGCGAAGAGTTTTTTGCCAGAGAAATTGTAAGTGCTGTTGGTAGAGAGGGTGCTGACTGGTTCAAGGATAAGTGTGAAGAGATCGGAATTGAGACTAAACCCGGTACTGTCGATGTCGGAGTCAGAGTTGAGGTGCGTGATGAAGTTATGCAGTTCCTCAACGAGAACCTCTATGAGGCCAAGCTCATTTATCACACTCCAACTTTTGACGACAAGGTTCGTACTTTCTGTACCAATCCATCCGGAGAGGTTGCTACAGAGTACTATGAGAATGGTCTTGCAGTAGTTAACGGACATGCTTATAAGGGAAAAGAGTTCAAGACTAACAACACGAACTTTGCTCTTTTGGTGTCCAAGAATTTCACAAAGCCTTTCAAGACACCTATAGAATATGGTAAAAAGATTGCAGAGCTTTCAAATATGCTCTGTGGTGGAAAAATACTTGTTCAGACTTACGGAGATTTCAGACGAGGCAGGAGAACAACAGAAGAGAGACTATGCAGAAATAACCTGATCCCTACACTTAAGGATGCAGTTCCCGGAGATCTTTCACTTGTATTCCCACACAGAATCATGGTGGATCTTGATGAGATGATCCAGGCTCTTGATAAGGTTACGCCGGGTATTGCTTCAGATGAGACTCTTTTGTATGGTGTAGAAGTCAAGTTCTACTCCAATAAAGTTATAGTAAATAAGGATTTTGAGACCAGCATAAAGGGACTTCGCGCTATCGGCGATGGAGCAGGTGTTACTCGCGGACTTCAGCAGGCAAGTGCCAACGGACTCTGCGTAGCTCGCTCAATCATCAATTCTTTAGGGTAA
- a CDS encoding 2-isopropylmalate synthase, with amino-acid sequence MKNFEKYQRQYFMPPKASYDWVKKDYIDHPPIWCSVDLRDGNQALIEPMSLDEKLEFFTMLVNLGFKEIEIGFPAASETEFEFARTLIEKNMIPDDVTVQVLTQAREHIIRRTFEAVKGAPRAIIHLYNSTSVAQREQVFKKSKAEVKQIAVDGARLLDKLAKETTGNFSFEYSPESFPGTEVDYAVEVCNAVLDVWKPTKKNKVVINIPTTVEIAMPHVFATQVEYISKNLKYRDNVVLSLHPHNDRGTGVSDAELGCLAGADRIEGTLFGNGERTGNVDIVTLAINMYSHGVDPGLDFSHIMEIGEAYERLTRMRIYERQPYAGQLVFTAFSGSHQDAISKGFTWHDQKKDKGIWSVPYLPVDPKDLGREYDGDVIRINSQSGKGGVSYILKTNYGMMVPKEMQADVSYTIKDISDREHAELSPSRIYQIFEDKYVHNDNVFKITECHFKQIDGILTEVTISHADKEHVVEANGNGRLDAVSNAIKQYFNVSYELSTYEEHALSRGSSSKACTYVGITHNGKKYWGVGIDEDIIRSSINALVIAVNQIDEVKDIKNSKDERINSIINYIQENYLTVTLDDLSSQFYLSKPYLSKYIKEKSGMTFGENVKRIRLNKASTLLRNGNMKVEKVAEAAGYQNVEHFNRLFKKKYGMTPVQYRTSR; translated from the coding sequence ATGAAGAATTTCGAGAAGTATCAGCGTCAATATTTTATGCCGCCCAAGGCAAGCTATGACTGGGTCAAGAAAGACTACATCGATCATCCGCCAATATGGTGCAGTGTGGATCTTCGCGATGGTAATCAGGCACTTATTGAGCCCATGAGTCTTGACGAGAAGCTCGAATTTTTTACAATGCTTGTCAACCTTGGCTTTAAGGAAATTGAAATTGGTTTTCCGGCAGCTTCTGAGACGGAGTTTGAGTTTGCCAGAACTCTTATCGAGAAGAACATGATTCCGGATGATGTTACAGTCCAGGTACTTACTCAGGCGAGGGAACACATCATCAGGAGGACCTTTGAAGCGGTCAAGGGGGCTCCAAGGGCTATCATCCACCTCTATAATTCGACATCTGTTGCTCAGAGAGAACAGGTATTTAAAAAGAGTAAAGCAGAAGTTAAGCAGATTGCAGTTGATGGCGCAAGGCTTCTGGATAAGCTGGCCAAAGAGACAACAGGTAATTTCTCTTTTGAATATTCTCCTGAGAGCTTCCCGGGAACAGAGGTTGACTACGCGGTAGAAGTATGTAACGCGGTTCTTGATGTGTGGAAGCCTACCAAGAAAAATAAGGTTGTTATCAATATCCCTACAACAGTAGAGATTGCAATGCCCCATGTGTTCGCTACCCAGGTTGAATATATCAGCAAAAACCTTAAGTACCGCGACAATGTGGTTTTATCACTCCATCCTCACAACGACAGAGGAACAGGCGTAAGCGATGCTGAACTCGGCTGCCTTGCGGGAGCTGACAGAATTGAGGGTACTCTTTTCGGAAACGGTGAGAGAACGGGTAATGTGGATATAGTTACACTGGCAATCAATATGTATTCTCATGGTGTTGATCCGGGACTTGATTTTAGCCATATCATGGAAATCGGTGAGGCTTACGAAAGACTCACAAGGATGAGAATCTATGAGAGACAGCCCTATGCCGGACAGCTTGTATTTACTGCTTTCTCCGGATCCCATCAGGATGCTATTTCTAAGGGCTTTACCTGGCATGATCAGAAAAAAGACAAGGGAATATGGTCAGTTCCTTATCTTCCTGTTGATCCCAAGGATCTTGGAAGAGAGTACGACGGTGATGTTATCAGGATCAATAGTCAGTCCGGTAAGGGCGGTGTAAGCTACATCCTCAAGACTAACTATGGAATGATGGTTCCCAAGGAAATGCAGGCTGATGTCAGCTATACCATTAAGGACATATCAGACAGAGAGCATGCTGAGTTGTCACCATCCAGGATTTATCAGATCTTCGAGGATAAGTACGTTCACAATGACAATGTTTTCAAGATTACAGAATGTCACTTCAAGCAGATAGACGGTATTTTGACAGAAGTAACAATATCTCATGCGGATAAAGAACATGTGGTTGAGGCTAACGGTAATGGTCGCCTTGACGCAGTCAGCAATGCTATCAAACAGTATTTTAACGTCAGCTATGAGCTCTCGACCTATGAGGAACACGCTCTTTCAAGAGGATCATCCTCTAAGGCATGTACATATGTGGGAATTACACATAATGGCAAGAAGTACTGGGGCGTAGGAATAGACGAGGATATTATCAGATCTTCGATTAATGCTCTTGTAATCGCAGTTAATCAGATTGATGAGGTAAAAGATATCAAGAATAGCAAAGATGAGAGGATCAATTCCATCATTAATTATATCCAGGAAAATTACCTGACAGTTACTCTTGATGATCTGTCCAGTCAGTTCTACCTTTCCAAACCTTACCTTTCCAAATATATCAAGGAAAAGTCAGGCATGACCTTTGGAGAAAACGTTAAGCGCATCAGACTCAACAAGGCTAGCACACTTCTTAGAAATGGTAATATGAAGGTGGAAAAAGTTGCTGAGGCAGCAGGTTATCAGAACGTTGAGCACTTTAACAGACTCTTCAAAAAGAAATATGGAATGACTCCGGTTCAGTACAGAACCAGCAGATAA
- a CDS encoding amino acid-binding protein: MLKQVSIYAENKKGCLQTITGLLRENDINILGSVTNDSAEYGIIRMVVSDAAKCMEVLQAAGYMCKTSSVLAVECKDEVGALDNILKTLKDSHINVNYTYLSFNRETGNPIMVMHTEDVNAVENILMNKGYQCD; the protein is encoded by the coding sequence ATGCTTAAGCAGGTTTCAATTTATGCTGAAAATAAGAAAGGATGTCTTCAGACTATCACAGGTCTTCTGAGGGAGAATGATATCAACATTCTTGGCTCTGTAACTAATGATTCGGCTGAATATGGCATCATCAGAATGGTGGTTTCCGACGCTGCGAAGTGTATGGAAGTTTTGCAGGCAGCAGGATACATGTGTAAGACATCTTCTGTACTTGCTGTAGAGTGTAAGGATGAAGTAGGAGCACTTGATAATATTCTCAAGACTCTCAAGGATAGTCATATCAACGTCAATTATACATATCTCTCATTTAACAGAGAGACCGGTAACCCGATCATGGTAATGCATACGGAAGATGTAAATGCTGTAGAGAACATCCTGATGAATAAGGGATATCAGTGCGACTGA